In Pleurocapsa sp. PCC 7319, the following are encoded in one genomic region:
- the rsgA gene encoding small ribosomal subunit biogenesis GTPase RsgA — protein sequence MKSNYALNKSQNSQILGTVVAVQANFYQVKLKTNLDTEYLLCTRRTRLKKIGQKVMVGDRVLIEEPDWQDARGAIAEVLPRSTELQRPLIANANCILLVFAVEEPPLDPWQLSRFLVKAESTSLKLYLCLNKCDLITEARRQQWEQRLTQWGYQASFISVKQQLGISNLLERLKGHITVVAGPSGVGKSSLIDALIPEINLRVGEVSGKLQRGRHTTRHVELFELPEGGLLADSPGFNQPDLDYLPAELAQYFPEAKAKLQAGNCQFSDCLHRDEPNCVVRGDWERYEYYLDFLDKAIAYQESMQQQPDEESSVKLKVKRSGRSQYEPKLQTKKYRRTSRKTKHQNLQNIYEQQLREEIEDQL from the coding sequence ATTAAAAGCAATTACGCTTTGAATAAGTCACAAAATAGCCAAATATTGGGCACAGTGGTTGCTGTTCAGGCTAACTTTTATCAGGTAAAGCTAAAAACAAACTTAGATACAGAGTATTTGCTCTGTACTCGACGTACTCGCCTCAAAAAAATTGGACAAAAAGTGATGGTAGGCGATCGCGTATTAATTGAAGAACCAGATTGGCAAGATGCTAGAGGAGCGATTGCTGAAGTCTTACCACGTTCCACGGAGTTACAGCGTCCGCTAATAGCTAACGCTAATTGTATTTTGTTGGTGTTTGCGGTCGAAGAACCTCCTTTAGATCCATGGCAACTAAGCCGTTTTTTAGTTAAGGCAGAATCTACCTCCCTCAAACTGTATTTATGTCTGAATAAATGTGATTTGATTACAGAAGCGCGACGACAACAGTGGGAACAACGTCTGACGCAATGGGGTTATCAAGCAAGTTTTATTAGCGTTAAACAACAATTGGGCATCAGTAATTTATTAGAGCGATTGAAAGGTCATATTACCGTCGTAGCAGGACCTAGTGGGGTAGGTAAATCTAGCTTAATCGATGCTCTGATTCCAGAAATAAACCTACGGGTAGGCGAGGTATCAGGCAAGTTACAACGGGGTCGTCACACTACCCGTCACGTAGAGTTGTTTGAGCTTCCTGAGGGTGGTCTCTTAGCAGATAGTCCCGGGTTTAATCAACCGGATTTAGACTATCTTCCTGCTGAATTAGCACAGTATTTTCCTGAAGCCAAAGCTAAGTTACAAGCAGGAAACTGCCAGTTTAGCGATTGCTTGCATCGAGACGAACCGAACTGTGTAGTTAGAGGGGATTGGGAGAGATATGAATATTATCTTGATTTCTTAGATAAAGCGATCGCCTATCAGGAATCAATGCAACAACAACCCGATGAAGAATCAAGTGTGAAATTGAAGGTCAAACGGTCAGGTAGGAGCCAATACGAGCCTAAATTACAAACAAAAAAATATCGCCGTACCTCCCGCAAAACTAAACATCAAAATCTTCAAAATATATACGAACAACAATTGAGAGAAGAAATTGAAGATCAATTGTAG
- the dnaJ gene encoding molecular chaperone DnaJ, whose amino-acid sequence MAGDYYQILGVSRDVDKDELKRAYRRLARKYHPDVNKEAGAEEKFKEINRAYEVLSEPETRARYDRFGEAGVAGAAGGSGFDYGDMGGFADIFETIFSGFGGGVGTGASQSRRRNGPVRGDDLRLDLKLDFREAVFGGEKQIRIPHLESCQTCNGTGAKPGTGVKTCSVCSGSGQVRRATRTPFGSFAQVSACTTCNGTGQVIEDKCGTCHGAGRQQETKKLKITIPPGVDNGTRLRVSSEGDAGVRGGTPGDLYVYLFVETDKEFTREGINIKSEISVSYLQAILGCSLSINTVDGKEELTIPAGTQPNTVLTLENKGVPKLGNPVSRGNHLISVKVNIPTRVNSEERELLEKLAAVRGEVTGKGNKEGFLGGLFQK is encoded by the coding sequence ATGGCAGGGGACTACTATCAAATTCTGGGCGTATCCCGCGATGTAGATAAAGATGAATTAAAGCGTGCTTATCGTCGTCTAGCTCGTAAATATCATCCCGATGTCAATAAAGAAGCGGGGGCTGAGGAAAAATTCAAAGAAATTAATCGTGCTTATGAAGTTCTTTCTGAGCCAGAAACTCGCGCCAGGTATGACCGCTTTGGTGAAGCTGGCGTAGCCGGTGCAGCAGGAGGCTCGGGATTTGATTATGGTGATATGGGCGGTTTCGCTGATATATTCGAAACTATTTTTAGCGGATTTGGCGGGGGTGTTGGTACTGGAGCTAGCCAATCTCGTCGTCGAAATGGGCCCGTTAGAGGGGATGATCTAAGACTAGACTTAAAATTGGATTTTCGAGAAGCTGTGTTTGGTGGCGAGAAGCAAATTAGAATTCCTCACCTAGAATCTTGCCAAACCTGCAACGGTACAGGAGCCAAACCAGGTACAGGAGTTAAAACCTGTAGTGTCTGTAGTGGCAGTGGTCAAGTGCGTCGTGCAACCCGTACTCCCTTTGGAAGTTTTGCTCAGGTATCAGCTTGTACTACCTGTAATGGTACAGGACAGGTCATTGAAGATAAATGCGGTACTTGTCATGGTGCCGGTCGTCAACAAGAAACTAAAAAACTCAAAATTACTATTCCTCCTGGAGTAGATAATGGTACCCGCCTTAGAGTTTCCTCTGAAGGAGATGCGGGAGTTCGCGGAGGTACGCCAGGAGATTTATACGTCTATTTATTTGTTGAGACTGATAAAGAATTTACCCGAGAAGGAATTAACATTAAATCTGAAATTTCTGTTAGCTATTTACAAGCAATTTTGGGCTGTAGTCTAAGTATAAATACAGTTGATGGCAAAGAAGAGTTAACTATTCCTGCGGGAACTCAACCCAATACAGTACTTACTTTAGAAAATAAAGGTGTTCCTAAGTTAGGTAATCCTGTTAGCCGTGGTAATCACTTGATCTCAGTTAAAGTCAACATTCCAACCCGAGTCAACTCCGAAGAAAGAGAGTTACTGGAAAAATTAGCTGCTGTCAGAGGAGAAGTTACCGGAAAAGGAAACAAGGAAGGATTTTTGGGAGGTTTATTTCAAAAATGA
- a CDS encoding sulfurtransferase TusA family protein, whose translation MTSADSYQGTDNSTSNLADAHLDLRGTPCPINFVRTKLRLEQMPAGSLLEVWLDPGEPIEQVPNSLIMEGYQLENIDDRQDYFCLLVRRPAKS comes from the coding sequence ATGACCTCTGCTGACTCGTATCAAGGTACGGATAATTCTACCTCCAATCTTGCCGATGCTCATTTAGATCTACGTGGTACTCCCTGCCCCATTAATTTTGTCCGCACTAAGTTACGCCTGGAGCAAATGCCTGCTGGCTCTTTATTAGAAGTCTGGCTCGATCCTGGAGAACCAATTGAACAAGTACCAAACAGCCTCATTATGGAAGGCTATCAGTTAGAAAACATAGATGACCGTCAAGACTACTTTTGTTTGTTAGTTCGCCGTCCTGCCAAATCTTGA
- the hpf gene encoding ribosome hibernation-promoting factor, HPF/YfiA family encodes MKLLIQGNNIAVTESIHDYVEQKLEKAVKHFQNITSKVDVHLSVARNSRIERKHKAEVTVFANGTVIRAQEGSENLYASIDMVADKIARQLRKYKEKHLAKKTHSFVRTDEIIEEDLVETEELDSDRDPELPAAVVRTKYFTMPPMTTSEALEQLQLIDHDFYMFHNSETGEINVIYVRNHGGYGVIQPRSDSNARQGNYPH; translated from the coding sequence ATGAAGCTTTTGATCCAAGGAAATAATATTGCAGTAACAGAATCGATTCATGATTACGTTGAACAAAAATTAGAAAAGGCAGTTAAACATTTTCAAAATATAACTAGCAAAGTAGATGTTCATTTATCTGTAGCTCGCAATTCTCGGATCGAAAGAAAACATAAGGCTGAGGTGACGGTATTTGCCAATGGGACAGTAATTCGGGCTCAAGAAGGAAGTGAGAATCTCTATGCAAGTATCGATATGGTTGCTGATAAAATTGCCCGTCAGTTACGCAAATATAAAGAAAAGCATCTTGCCAAAAAGACTCACTCTTTTGTACGCACAGATGAAATAATTGAAGAAGATTTAGTAGAAACAGAAGAACTAGATAGCGACCGAGATCCTGAGTTACCCGCAGCAGTAGTTAGAACTAAGTATTTTACTATGCCACCAATGACTACTTCAGAAGCCCTCGAACAGCTTCAGCTTATCGATCACGACTTTTACATGTTTCACAATAGCGAAACAGGGGAAATCAACGTTATCTACGTTCGTAATCATGGCGGTTATGGAGTAATTCAGCCTCGTTCAGATAGCAATGCCCGTCAAGGTAATTATCCTCATTAA
- a CDS encoding GspE/PulE family protein, translated as MAYSSSSKRTRAIALRNNLSPFGNQLVQKGFIDGDKMQKALAESRKTGRSLVDVIESATGKQLPPDLLLQYKKHHLFELKVLYGVESIDPEIDSDQLSGDQMEELINSLIPLDICRRYRLIPLRKESGETPVLVVAMVDPENLEAQDDLNRILRPKGINVKRQVITQADYQRLIDQFLDEQVKKETAKKKEVNVDVSLELDNFDFNLEEADDEIADDLGAANEAQAAPIITLVNKILAKALQDGISDIHVEPQEEGLKIRYRKDGVLQQPFDSMPKKIIPAVVARFKIMAELDIAEKRLPQDGKIRRMFQGRKVDFRVNTLPSRYGEKVVLRILDNSATQLGLDKLISHEPTLEIVRDMAKRPFGIILVTGPTGSGKSTTLYSVLAERNSPDINISTAEDPIEYSLDGITQVQVIREKGMDFASILRAFLRQDPDVILVGETRDSETAKTAIEAALTGHLVLTTLHTNDAAGAIARLDEMGVEPFMISGALVGVLAQRLMRRVCSDCRIAYNPSREELSRFGLSASVEEEVIFYKANKLDVEQLSQAKSNGSICSKCNGVGYKGRVGVYEVMRNSEKLQTLINEGANTDRIKETAVEEGMITILAYSLNLVKEGHTTLEEVERVTFTDSGLEAELKAKRKSGLTCRTCSAELQPEWLDCPYCMTPRFS; from the coding sequence ATGGCTTATTCTTCTTCTTCTAAAAGAACTCGGGCGATCGCTTTACGTAACAATTTATCCCCTTTTGGCAATCAATTGGTGCAAAAGGGATTTATTGATGGCGACAAAATGCAGAAGGCTCTAGCTGAAAGCCGTAAAACTGGTCGTTCTTTGGTAGATGTGATCGAATCAGCTACAGGCAAGCAGCTGCCACCAGACTTATTACTTCAGTATAAGAAACATCATCTATTTGAGCTCAAAGTTCTTTATGGAGTCGAATCTATTGATCCGGAAATAGATAGTGATCAATTGAGCGGCGATCAGATGGAGGAATTAATTAATTCTTTAATTCCTCTGGATATTTGTCGTCGCTATCGATTGATCCCGTTAAGAAAAGAATCGGGTGAAACACCGGTTTTAGTGGTGGCAATGGTAGACCCCGAAAATTTGGAGGCACAGGATGATCTCAACCGCATCCTCAGACCTAAGGGAATTAATGTTAAACGGCAAGTTATTACTCAAGCCGACTACCAAAGACTAATCGATCAATTTTTAGACGAGCAAGTTAAAAAGGAAACTGCCAAGAAAAAAGAAGTCAATGTTGACGTTTCTCTAGAATTAGACAATTTTGATTTCAACTTAGAAGAGGCAGACGATGAAATTGCCGATGACTTAGGTGCAGCTAACGAAGCTCAAGCAGCACCAATTATTACTCTGGTGAACAAAATACTGGCAAAAGCTTTACAAGACGGAATATCTGATATTCATGTTGAACCTCAAGAAGAAGGATTGAAAATTCGTTATCGCAAGGACGGAGTTTTACAACAACCCTTCGATTCTATGCCCAAAAAGATTATTCCTGCTGTGGTTGCTCGTTTCAAGATCATGGCTGAGCTAGATATTGCTGAAAAACGCTTACCCCAAGATGGTAAGATACGCCGCATGTTTCAGGGTAGAAAGGTAGATTTTCGAGTGAACACTCTACCCAGTCGCTACGGAGAAAAAGTTGTACTCAGGATTTTAGATAACTCAGCTACTCAGTTGGGTTTGGATAAGCTTATTTCCCACGAGCCAACTCTAGAGATTGTTAGAGATATGGCCAAACGTCCTTTTGGAATTATTTTGGTAACTGGTCCGACAGGTTCAGGTAAATCTACTACTCTCTATTCGGTATTAGCCGAAAGAAATAGTCCTGACATTAACATTAGTACAGCTGAAGATCCCATTGAATATTCTCTGGACGGTATTACCCAAGTACAGGTAATTCGTGAAAAAGGCATGGACTTTGCCTCAATTCTCAGAGCTTTTCTCAGACAAGACCCTGATGTGATTCTAGTAGGTGAGACGAGGGACTCGGAAACTGCTAAAACAGCAATTGAAGCTGCACTGACTGGTCACTTGGTATTAACTACTCTTCACACCAATGACGCAGCAGGAGCGATCGCTCGTCTGGATGAAATGGGGGTAGAACCATTTATGATTTCGGGGGCCTTGGTAGGAGTATTGGCTCAAAGACTAATGCGCCGAGTTTGTAGCGATTGTCGCATTGCCTACAATCCTAGCCGTGAAGAGTTATCTAGGTTTGGGTTATCGGCTTCAGTGGAAGAAGAAGTGATCTTTTATAAAGCCAATAAATTGGATGTGGAGCAACTCTCTCAAGCTAAAAGCAATGGCTCTATTTGTTCCAAGTGTAATGGAGTTGGCTATAAGGGTCGAGTTGGGGTTTACGAGGTCATGCGTAATTCGGAAAAGTTACAGACTTTGATTAACGAGGGAGCAAATACCGATCGCATCAAAGAAACGGCAGTAGAAGAAGGGATGATCACGATCTTGGCCTATAGCTTGAACTTAGTTAAAGAAGGTCATACCACCCTGGAAGAAGTAGAACGGGTAACCTTTACCGATTCGGGTTTGGAAGCTGAATTAAAAGCTAAGCGTAAAAGTGGCTTAACTTGTCGTACTTGTAGTGCAGAATTACAACCTGAATGGCTGGATTGTCCCTACTGTATGACTCCTCGCTTTAGTTAA
- a CDS encoding type IV pilus twitching motility protein PilT — MDLMIEDLMEQLVEMGGSDMHIQGGSPVYFRISGKLTPIGEELTPQECQRLIFSMLNNNQRKELEQHWELDCSYGVKGLARFRVNVYKERGCYAACLRALSSKIPNFDQLGLPDVVKRITERPRGLVLVTGPTGSGKTTTLAAMLDLINRTRAEHILTVEDPIEYVFDNVKSLFHQRQKGEDTKSFANALKAALREDPDIILVGEMRDLETISLAISAAETGHLVFGTLHTNSASGTVDRMIDVFPAGQQAQIRAMLSNSLIAVFSQTLVKKKNPKPGEFGRVMAQEIMIVTPAIANLIREGKASQVYSAIQTGAKMDMQTMEQALADLIKKGMVSMEEGIAKSSRPDELQRLAGAAAGMGLAANAKRR; from the coding sequence ATGGATTTAATGATTGAAGATTTGATGGAACAATTGGTGGAAATGGGTGGCTCCGATATGCATATCCAGGGTGGTTCCCCAGTCTATTTTCGTATTAGCGGGAAATTGACTCCTATCGGTGAAGAACTTACGCCCCAAGAGTGTCAAAGGCTCATTTTCAGTATGCTCAATAATAATCAAAGAAAAGAATTAGAGCAACATTGGGAATTAGATTGTTCCTACGGAGTCAAAGGATTAGCCCGTTTTCGGGTCAATGTCTACAAAGAAAGAGGCTGTTATGCCGCTTGTTTACGGGCATTGTCCTCCAAAATTCCCAACTTCGATCAGTTAGGCTTGCCCGATGTAGTCAAGAGGATTACAGAAAGACCGAGGGGTCTAGTTTTAGTTACGGGACCGACCGGTTCAGGTAAAACCACAACTTTGGCGGCGATGTTGGATTTAATCAATCGCACCCGAGCCGAGCATATTCTCACGGTCGAAGACCCAATTGAATATGTTTTTGACAATGTTAAAAGTTTATTTCATCAACGACAGAAAGGGGAAGATACCAAAAGCTTTGCTAATGCCCTCAAGGCAGCATTGCGGGAAGACCCAGATATTATCTTGGTCGGGGAAATGCGGGATTTGGAAACAATTTCTCTGGCAATTTCCGCAGCAGAAACAGGTCACTTGGTCTTTGGCACGCTTCACACCAACTCTGCTTCAGGCACTGTAGATCGGATGATTGATGTTTTTCCCGCTGGTCAACAAGCGCAAATTAGAGCTATGCTATCTAATTCTCTAATTGCGGTCTTTAGTCAAACCTTAGTTAAAAAGAAAAATCCTAAACCTGGAGAGTTTGGCAGGGTGATGGCCCAGGAAATCATGATCGTTACGCCAGCGATCGCCAATTTAATCCGTGAAGGTAAAGCTTCTCAAGTGTATTCCGCAATTCAAACAGGAGCCAAAATGGATATGCAGACCATGGAACAAGCGTTAGCCGACTTAATTAAAAAAGGCATGGTCAGTATGGAAGAGGGAATTGCTAAAAGTTCCAGACCCGATGAGTTACAGCGTCTTGCTGGTGCCGCTGCTGGGATGGGTCTGGCAGCCAATGCCAAGCGTCGTTAA
- the grpE gene encoding nucleotide exchange factor GrpE, which produces MTEEQKQPEIIDQNPEINTSDGPVDINDSGAESTEATEESTVDESQSTEANLEIEDDGTNSPENEEIFAAFQQENANLKKLLDEKSEQAELTKAQYTRLAADFENFRRRTTKEKENLEVQAKKNVITDLLPVVDNFERARTQLKPETEGEKAIHGSYQGVYKTLVDCLKKMGVSAMRPEGEEFDPNFHEAMLREQTDEYPEGTVIEQLMRGYVLGDTILRHAMVKVAVPKEPVITSEEKKTEQDQQENENTES; this is translated from the coding sequence ATGACTGAAGAGCAGAAACAACCAGAAATCATTGACCAGAACCCAGAAATAAATACTTCTGACGGTCCCGTAGATATCAACGATTCTGGAGCGGAATCGACTGAGGCTACTGAAGAATCTACCGTAGATGAATCACAATCTACAGAAGCTAATTTAGAAATAGAAGATGATGGTACAAATTCTCCTGAGAATGAGGAGATTTTTGCTGCTTTTCAACAGGAAAACGCCAATCTCAAAAAGCTTTTAGACGAAAAAAGTGAACAAGCTGAGCTAACTAAAGCACAGTACACTCGACTAGCAGCAGATTTTGAAAATTTTCGCCGCAGAACAACTAAAGAGAAGGAAAATTTAGAAGTACAAGCTAAAAAAAATGTAATAACCGATTTACTACCAGTTGTCGATAATTTTGAGCGAGCCAGAACTCAACTCAAACCAGAGACCGAGGGGGAAAAAGCAATTCATGGCAGTTATCAGGGAGTCTACAAAACCTTGGTAGATTGTCTCAAAAAAATGGGAGTATCGGCGATGCGACCTGAGGGAGAAGAATTTGATCCCAATTTTCATGAGGCAATGTTACGAGAGCAAACTGACGAGTATCCCGAGGGAACAGTAATCGAGCAGCTAATGAGAGGGTATGTTTTGGGAGATACAATCTTACGTCATGCCATGGTTAAAGTTGCTGTTCCCAAAGAACCTGTGATAACTTCGGAAGAGAAAAAGACGGAACAAGATCAGCAGGAAAATGAAAATACAGAATCCTAA
- a CDS encoding type II secretion system F family protein yields MSVFVAKVKDHSGKVFKEKIEAASAEQARLVLKNRYVAVGKVNKSSFEIDLSQLELALAKVTVKDKAVFSRQFSVMVNAGVAIIRALGILADQAPNPKLKKALLAISAEVQQGTSLSESMTKHPECFNDLYVYMVEAGEAGGVLDEVLMRLSKLLEDMAKLQNQIKSAMAYPVTVGIFAVIAFLGMTIFLIPVFGGIFEQLGAELPLLTRTMLTISGILRSWKVLIPIVGFVVVSFLIRTYYKTPAGRLQIDGFMLKMPLFGDLNEKIAVARFCRVFGTLTRSGVPVLQCFDIVCNTIGNQVIINAVMAAKQDIQQGGMISLAIQKENVFPALAIQMISIGEETGELDGMMEKVADFYEDEVEQAVKALTSMIEPIMMVGIALMVGTILLSMYLPMFSIFDQLA; encoded by the coding sequence ATGTCTGTATTCGTAGCAAAGGTCAAAGATCATTCTGGCAAAGTTTTCAAAGAAAAAATTGAAGCTGCTTCTGCTGAACAAGCTCGTCTAGTACTAAAAAATAGATACGTAGCTGTTGGTAAAGTTAATAAATCTAGTTTTGAAATCGATCTGTCTCAATTAGAATTAGCCTTAGCGAAAGTAACTGTTAAAGATAAAGCAGTCTTCTCACGGCAATTTTCTGTAATGGTTAATGCTGGAGTGGCGATTATTCGAGCTTTAGGTATCCTGGCAGATCAAGCGCCCAATCCCAAACTTAAAAAAGCTTTATTAGCCATTAGTGCTGAGGTGCAACAGGGTACAAGTCTATCAGAATCAATGACTAAGCACCCTGAATGTTTTAATGATTTATACGTCTATATGGTTGAAGCTGGGGAGGCTGGTGGGGTACTTGACGAAGTGCTAATGCGACTTTCTAAATTGCTGGAAGACATGGCCAAGTTACAAAATCAAATTAAATCAGCCATGGCTTATCCTGTGACAGTGGGAATTTTTGCTGTAATTGCCTTTTTGGGCATGACAATATTTCTAATTCCAGTTTTCGGGGGAATTTTTGAGCAGTTAGGGGCAGAATTACCATTACTTACTCGAACTATGCTAACGATTAGTGGCATACTTCGTAGTTGGAAAGTATTAATCCCGATTGTCGGTTTTGTCGTAGTCAGTTTTTTAATTCGCACCTACTATAAAACCCCCGCCGGTCGTTTACAAATTGATGGCTTTATGTTGAAAATGCCGTTGTTTGGTGATCTGAATGAAAAAATCGCTGTAGCTCGTTTTTGTCGTGTTTTTGGGACTTTAACTCGTTCGGGCGTCCCTGTATTGCAGTGTTTTGATATTGTCTGTAATACCATTGGTAATCAGGTGATTATCAACGCTGTGATGGCTGCTAAACAAGACATTCAACAAGGTGGAATGATCTCCTTAGCAATCCAAAAAGAAAATGTTTTTCCTGCCTTGGCGATTCAAATGATCAGTATTGGGGAAGAAACAGGAGAATTGGACGGCATGATGGAGAAAGTTGCCGACTTTTATGAAGATGAAGTAGAACAGGCAGTTAAAGCTCTGACCAGCATGATTGAACCGATAATGATGGTGGGTATTGCTCTAATGGTCGGTACAATTCTACTTTCAATGTACTTACCAATGTTCTCTATCTTCGACCAGTTAGCCTAA
- the dnaK gene encoding molecular chaperone DnaK, which translates to MAKVIGIDLGTTNSCVSVLEGGKPVIIANSEGARTTPSMVAFAKGDTRLVGQLAKRQSVTNAQNTVHSIKRFIGRRWEDTEEERSRTPYKCVSGRDDTVDVKINDRQYTPQEISAMILQKLKADAESFLGEPVTEAVITVPAYFTDAQRQATKDAGTIAGLEVLRIVNEPTAAALAYGLDKQDQEEHILVFDLGGGTFDVSILQLGNGVFEVKATAGNNHLGGDDFDNVIVRWMIKTFYTQEEIDLRTDKMALQRMREASEKAKIELSVAPTTSINLPFITADETGPKHIELELSRAKFEELAKSLIQKTLEPVKLALKDAGLKPTEIDRIILVGGSTRIPAVQEAIQTIFDGMQIDRSVNPDEAVAAGAAIQAGVLGGEVEDVLLLDITPLSLGIETLGEVFTKIIEKNTTVPTSKSQVFSTAADGQTSVEIHALQGERAMAKDNKSLGKFLLTGIPVAPRGMPQIEVSFEIDVNGILQVSAQDKGTGKQQSITISNTGGLSSNEVERMRQEAENYAEQDRRNIELVNLKNQAENLIYNYESTLNEQGDLIRDELKAKIARIKEEFKIACNSPHTSIKEISGILDTLRQTLLEIGTDVYQQKNSDVDDAFLFDDDDLAEAATQMDMEQDNSVKAVVSVSNDAKVEGGADLGLDDETSFDDYETVD; encoded by the coding sequence ATGGCAAAAGTTATCGGTATTGATCTGGGAACTACCAACAGTTGTGTTTCTGTGCTTGAAGGGGGTAAGCCTGTCATAATTGCCAATTCTGAAGGTGCGAGAACAACTCCAAGTATGGTGGCATTTGCCAAGGGTGATACTCGTTTAGTTGGTCAATTAGCAAAAAGACAATCAGTTACTAACGCTCAAAATACTGTCCACAGCATTAAGCGTTTTATTGGTCGTCGCTGGGAAGATACAGAAGAAGAGCGTTCTCGTACTCCATACAAATGTGTTTCTGGTCGGGATGATACTGTCGATGTCAAGATTAATGACCGACAATATACCCCTCAAGAGATTTCAGCGATGATTCTACAAAAGCTCAAAGCTGATGCTGAGAGCTTTTTAGGCGAACCAGTAACTGAGGCAGTGATTACTGTTCCAGCTTATTTTACTGATGCCCAACGGCAGGCAACTAAAGATGCTGGTACGATTGCTGGTTTGGAAGTGTTACGTATCGTTAACGAGCCGACTGCTGCTGCCCTTGCTTATGGTTTGGATAAACAGGATCAAGAGGAACATATTTTAGTCTTTGACTTGGGAGGCGGTACTTTTGATGTTTCTATCCTCCAATTAGGAAATGGTGTTTTTGAAGTTAAGGCAACAGCTGGAAATAACCATCTTGGTGGTGATGACTTTGATAATGTCATAGTACGTTGGATGATTAAAACTTTTTATACTCAGGAAGAAATTGACTTAAGAACCGATAAAATGGCATTGCAGCGTATGCGTGAAGCCTCAGAAAAAGCCAAAATAGAACTTTCTGTTGCTCCTACAACTTCGATCAATCTGCCATTTATCACTGCTGATGAAACTGGTCCCAAGCATATAGAATTGGAATTGAGTCGGGCAAAATTTGAAGAGTTGGCCAAATCTTTGATTCAGAAAACTCTAGAGCCTGTCAAATTAGCTCTGAAGGATGCGGGTTTAAAACCTACTGAAATAGACCGTATTATTCTCGTGGGAGGTTCAACCCGTATTCCGGCAGTACAAGAAGCAATTCAGACGATTTTTGACGGGATGCAAATAGACCGTTCAGTTAATCCTGATGAAGCTGTAGCTGCTGGAGCTGCAATTCAAGCTGGAGTTTTGGGCGGTGAAGTAGAAGATGTCTTGCTATTAGATATTACACCCTTATCTTTAGGCATTGAAACTTTGGGTGAAGTGTTTACCAAAATCATTGAAAAAAATACCACTGTACCTACCAGTAAATCACAAGTTTTTTCTACTGCCGCCGATGGTCAAACAAGTGTCGAGATTCATGCTCTTCAAGGAGAAAGAGCGATGGCAAAAGACAATAAAAGTTTGGGTAAATTCTTGCTCACAGGAATTCCGGTAGCACCGAGAGGGATGCCCCAAATTGAAGTTTCCTTTGAAATTGATGTTAACGGAATTTTGCAGGTTTCGGCTCAAGACAAAGGTACTGGAAAACAGCAAAGTATTACTATTAGTAATACTGGAGGATTAAGCTCGAATGAAGTTGAGCGGATGCGACAAGAAGCGGAAAACTATGCTGAGCAAGATCGTCGTAACATTGAACTAGTAAACTTGAAAAACCAAGCCGAGAATTTAATTTATAACTACGAATCAACTCTCAACGAACAAGGTGATTTAATTCGCGATGAGCTTAAGGCCAAAATAGCTCGGATCAAAGAAGAATTTAAGATAGCTTGTAATAGTCCTCATACAAGCATTAAAGAAATTAGCGGTATTTTGGATACTTTACGTCAAACCTTGCTAGAAATTGGTACTGATGTTTACCAACAAAAGAATTCAGATGTGGATGATGCCTTTTTGTTCGATGATGATGATTTAGCCGAAGCCGCAACCCAAATGGATATGGAGCAAGATAATAGCGTTAAAGCTGTAGTAAGTGTTTCTAACGATGCCAAAGTTGAAGGTGGAGCTGATTTAGGCTTAGATGATGAGACATCATTTGATGATTATGAAACAGTTGATTAA